A window of Metopolophium dirhodum isolate CAU chromosome 6, ASM1992520v1, whole genome shotgun sequence genomic DNA:
CAGTATAAAAACGTCGATCAACTCGTATccaatgtaaaaaaatcatttcttAAGGCGCCGTCacgtattcaaatattaaaatctgttGCACCTGATATTCTATTACCTCCGCAGCCTATTTTGACCAGGTGGGGTACATGGATAGATGCGGCTTCATACTATTgcaatcattttaaaataattgaacgcGTAATTGATATGCTTGATGAAAACGATGCAGAATCTATCAAGaaatgtaaacaaattttaaaatcaaataattttgagcccccaaagtaccaactagattcactttcctatcaaaaaagatactgttgaagaaaaaccAAGCACTTTTAcggcaaagaaaaaaaaataaataaaaataaaaaaaaaacacacacatcaatgtataatcaatacattcatcgttccagaatctaaaaataaaaaaaaccggaAACttaaaatgcccgtaaacagttcaaaataagacaaaatattttgaaaatgttatggtgtatagaaaatgcttatataaacattcagaaaAAATTTAaggtatctacggttatttgttttagagttacaccaaaaaccaaaaccaaatttttgcgtaaaaattcccgttttcattaatttttcttttgtttttcacggcgcttttgaaaattactggaaaTCAATTTAAAGACCCCCCAAAGGTTagtaccaacaagattcactttcctatcagaaaagataatgttgaagaaaatctgagcacttttactgtcctcaGATGACAAGAGGTGATGTCaggcacataaaaaaaaattttaaaaaacacataattgtaaaataaatgcatttatcactccgctcagaatctaaaatatcaaatatttactgtatactattagattatatattactaccataatataccatgcttataggtacttcaaaaaataattacaattatttatttattttttagttgaaataGAGATAGCTGAGAAACATACAAGGAAGggaacaaaaatgtaattattctaTAGACTATAACGATACATTTGTGATTGACAAACGAAGactctatttaaaaaaacttattcaaAAATTTGATTGCTCAGATTTTTTCATCAACTGGAGACCGGACTTttgtaaaattctaaaaaaaattatggtaaaaagattcatattataaaagatcacatattttatattgatgtaaTGAGAAAATATGGATTTCTTGATAAGTACCTCAGATGCCACAGCATGTAAAAAACAAGCAGTATCCTTTCCTGCCTGTTCTACCATTTTGTAGAAAAATCCATCAGTGTTTTTCAACAAAGTATATGGATGgtcaaattcaattatttttccagAATCCATAACTAGTACTTTATCGGAGTCCATAATAGTATTTAGACGGTGAGCAATTGTTAGTACTGTGCAAAAcctaaatttatttctaattgtATTTTGAATCAACTTATCAGtcctgtaaaaaaaattagtatgtatgtgattaaataatattggattACAATAAAGCAGTTATCAACACTTTTATTACATTGGATCGACATTGGCGGTGGCCTCATCCAATATcaggattttatttttttgtactattgCTCTAGCCAAACAAACTAATTGCCTTTGACCAACACTGAAATTTGATCCACTCGCGGAAATTTTCGAGTTTAGACCGTCGGGCAAATCTTCTACGAACTCTTTGAGTTCtacctttttaattattaaaaatattttcagtcaattaagaaaagaaattattttttgttgttaggtgaaattaattaaaaaatatacttcatCTAGTGCATTCCAAAGAGCATGATCCGGGTATTCGTCAAATGGATCTATGTTTGTTCGCATTGTCCCAGAAAATAATACTGGTTCTTGAGGAATAATGGACAACTTAGATCTGAGGTCATTCAGTTCTAATTCGTGTATATCTATACCGTCAATGATGATTTTGCCTTCATTCAGAGTTAATCTAAACAATGCTCCGATAAAGGACGATTTACCTGCGCCGGTCCTACCAACAATACCCACCTAAAAAAAcgtaaaactataattatttaacatttaaaatgacACTCAATCAACTACTTTTTCCATTGTCtgaatttgaatatttagattttttaatacatatggTGAATCTGAACTGTAACGTAAATTAAAatctttgaaaacaattttaccaGCATAAGGCCACCCTTTTGGTCGTGttttttctagaaaaaaaataatcattttaatattaaatatttattggacatgaataaattattaaaataacaattattaaatgttactaGTAGTAGATTGAAGAGTATCTTCTAATGGCAAATGTGTGTATTCGAATATTCTTTCAACTGGTACCATATGGATTTCTAAAGATGTGGATTGTTTTATCCCCCATTGAATCCTACCGAGTAATGCCATCACTTGTGTAAGGGCTAGACCAACACTTCCTCCATACATatctgaaattaaattaaatatatttgaataacattttaataattgaatctGATGTATTTTAGTTCTTGACTTACTGTTGTCGATTAGTAAAAAGCTGGATATTACAatactgatataaataatacagaTTATATCCAACCAAAACCCAAATCCTTGATTTAAACAGATACACAAATGTGAAGCACAGGTATGTAAAtcctaaatgtatataaaacaaatatctattatattactgcgatacaaataatatataaaaccacTCAAATAATTGTGGGTTTatccttttataataataattttaaattacttgatGTTTATCAAATTCTCTAGATAAAATATCTTCTACTTTAAATGCTCTTATTGTTGTTAAACCTTGTAATGATGCATTCATATGAGCTAATACTGGACTTCGTgctatttaaagttataaataaacaattgtttttaattgaaaataaaatacatacaataggTAAGTAcacatatatttacaatttaaatatgatacttACTAGTTCCTTCTAATTTTTTGACACATTGAGATgtattaaaacacaaatatcttagtttgtaaattataattcccACGATAATTGTTGGTATAATAAGATGAATATTAGTTGATGCAACAATAAATACAGTTCCCAGAATAAACAAAATAgtctaatacaaataaataaataattccaaagcattttatttaaatacaaaaacaaatattaaagtaaagtaaataattaacatttagttaatttattacttgaatagaatccaaaaaaatatttggtaaagtTTTATCCATCTCTCCCATGTCTTTAGAAAAACGGTTCAATATCTGTCCTGTTTATGATagcatacaaaatgtataataatattattatgtaaatcacagaatttaaaaataataattacctacctgatgaatttgtattgaaaaaaaacatactgGTTCTTATAATGGAATCGTACATTTGATTGTGTAAATTTATTGAAGCTTTTGtagtaattttaacaaatatagcAGACCTGATGATACCTGATATTATCAgggaaacaattaataaaacataaataataacaaaatgttgCTGGAAATTTGACAACAACAATGACGCTGATGCACTATTATATGAATCACGAGACACTGATGTATTAGTATCGTGAGatgtatttaaaagtttatgAAATTCATAAACTTCCTGATTAACCCTGAAAATTggatatacaaaatacatttatatttctatattttaatagttataaattataatatagtagctgTAGAAAAAGTACCAAAAACTAAGCCAAAAATCTCCACTGGTAATTAGAACTTGAGTTAAAATgcacataaaaatacaaaaccaaATGTTAATTGTGCTTCCACCAGccaaaatgtatgatataaatatatttttggaattataTTCATATGACTGGGGAGGTGATATGGCATTGGGGTTTGAATATTTGTCATCAGtaatttgattttcatattTAGACGATATAATGCTCTTGTTGGATCCATGATGCAGAGAAGAAACCAAGCGTGATTTGGCACTATTGATTTTGATATTAGTTGTTTCATTTTCGTTTTCAATATTAGTATCCTCTGAAGATTCAAGTAATTTTGCAACGTCAAAACTGGAAGCTTTTAGGTCTTGATAAGATCCTTCACTTACTATATTTccctgaaaataataataaactatatagctTTAAGGTTAGAACAACTATATATAATTCAGTAGCCCAAAGATTATAGACTTATACTAACATTATCCATTAGAACAATTTGATCAATGTCTGATAAATATTGTACTTGGTGCGTAATAAGAACACATGTTTTTGCTTTTAGGTAGTCtattaatcaaaaacaataagatatatatatatatatatatatgtgtttacacaatttaaaaattcttatatgtacctaaaatgcatttttcaaataaatgctTGCCAACTTTAACATCAACAGCTGAAAGAGGATCATCCAGTAAGTAAATATCTGCTTGTTTGTAAACCGctctgaaataaatattttagaattattaaatggtaaatCATGGTTAGTTTTCTAGTTAATATTTGCCTCGCTAAATTAATTCTAGCTCTTTGTCCTCCACTTAAGGTTATTCCTCTTTCTCCCACTATCGTCTCATCGCCAAGTGGAAATTGTTCAAAATCGCTTTTTAGTGCGCATACATCAACaacctatttaaaaatcatttcaaTTAACTGTATtctaaatttaaagtatataatagtaaataactaGTTGATCCACACGATTCCGTTGCCCAATAAAAATGTCAACTCTGTATGATTCAAACTGTATTtaattcgtgattttttttttaattcggtgtaatggttttcaaaactttaaaaatgttcatcgatcatcttgaatctcaaaatatttttgcaagCACCAATTTAAAACACGAATTTTGGAAAATGCTTTCTTAGTGTACACTTACATCGTATAGTACGAAGGTAGCGTGATAATTGCAAGCATCAAGCTATCATTGTTTAGGCTCTACATTGGTCAGTCAGAGAGTCAGTCAGGACacgtttgattataatattatattatagccatccTGTCCGGCGTTAACCGTTAACACGCTCGTGATATGCGagcagtacctatatttttatgcaGGTAATCCATTTATCCACCTGTGATTTAATGCAGTCTGCAAACCCTGCGACTTGTGACATATGTAATTACGAATGTTGTTTTAACACGTTGAATGCCACGGTGTTTATGATGTACATGTGTAGATTCCCGAGACAACAGTAAACAAATTAGCGTTAGGAATACCATACTTATAAATTCATACTTGTTTGAATCGTTCTTTATCCATCGGTGATCCAAATAGGATATTTTGTTGAACAGACCCAGAAAATATCCACGGTTCCTGTGGTGCATAAGACACTACTCCATGCACTGAAATTCTGCCTTCAGAAATTGGCAATTCCCGTAAAATTGCTTGTATTAATGAACTCTGCGTATAGAATATGATACTCATAAGTTATGTTTtacttaaaagaaatatttttttattatttcctgtGTGTACCCATGTTCACcttcaattcatttttattaatttaactaggtagttgaatttttggaaacatttttaaactttgacttGCTTTCCTGCTCTAATTCATTATTGAACTCAATATTGATAGTAACTTTTTAGGTTTATAAATGAGATCAGACTGCAACCTCCATCCGTCATGCTATAAGTTTATTTAGATGTTTTTATGATTCATATTTCACATGTTATTATGTGTAAATAATGCTGAATAGTAACGTtgtaaatcaacattttcaaatatataaaccaatataattattttaataaatctgtattttgattaaaatatcctATGATAACGACAGTGAGATAGCCTCTGATatatatggtattaaatattaataatgtagtaTATTCACCTTTCCAGCTCCTACTGATCCAATAACTGCAAGCAATCGTCCAGGTCTTacggttaaattaattttttctaatgtGTTACTATTTTGATCGTCCGTCCATTTTGCAGTAGCATTTATAATGACTATACCATTATCATCATTAAGTTCAGTTTCTTTTTCAAAATCCTTATAGTCATTTTTAATCTTCTCATCAGCATTTTGTGATTTAATAACATCATATTCCACTGATGTGTCAGATTTCAaacaacattttgatatttgattCTTTTCCTCGAGTAATAAGAAGTTCTAAACAAAAAACGTATACTTAGATTTTCTTTTTTACATGTTAATTACTTATGATACATGGTATATTGTTTTAtcacttatattttgaaataaataaatatacaaatattaggaTATACCTCGATGCGTTTAATGGATACAATAAATTCACCAATTTTCAACAAAGTAGAAGAAAACAGTACTACCATTGACACATGCAACACTGAGTATATTGATGTAAGAACATAAAccttaaagttaataataaatatagattattttattataattaaaattaaaatagtatagtaAGCAGTGTCGAGTTGCTTGACAATGGGGCGCCGTACATTTGAGTGCaagaacatttatttattaattaaaattataataatactattatgcaATATCTTCTTAAGAATATTAAATctacacaatttttaataatttaatttataatcaatatatattttttttaattaacacaaATATTTGATTAGATATATTAAAGctgttacataaattaaaaactgtaagcATAGTTAAGTTTTTGTCTTGGTAGATTATAAATTCTTATCcatgttatatgtattataatagggGATTTGGGCGATAGAAAGAAATATTGATAAGTACGCTGGTTATCCGAACGCCAATCAACCGGATGTGCAAAAAAAAGGTCTAATGATAAGTTTTATTGTATTGAACAACTGTGAACCTAACCAGATTAAAATATCATCATTTTTCAAACCTTAGTCCGTTTAATAcgtagtattaaataatataataatctactGCATAACAAAGtaacctatgtcctatatacaTCAACGTgtattataaacgtatacatATACTGCAATAAAAtctagaatttattatattatatatattatttgctcCCAATTTTCATTGCGCCTAAAAGTCCCGCACCCAATTTTCCGTGCCCTATTGTCCTGCGCCCAAGTGTCAGCATATTCCTAAACACTAGCGATTTACAGTAAGTTGTTAATAAGTCCCGTGTGTTGTCTCCATATTTTAAACGTACCAAATTTGTATTGAACAGGACTAGTTTTCAattgtaagttttaaatttgaacataagATTGTTTCAATCTctaataaatcttaaatattaaaagattAGGCCGCAGAAATATAAACCAGTGATGAGGGGGTGGTGGAGCGAAGTAAAAATTTCTGATAACACAGCACAtactatattttgattttacaataattagtgATAAAACAATCATTCATATTAACTAAAATCTACTCATCAGttacataaaaagtaataatgatGTTACTAACTACAGTAATTAGATTTCAAGTATATAGGtcaataattaaattctaaGAAATAAAAACTCCCACCGTCTTAAACAAAATTGGCCCAGGGACCTACttgacatttaaaacaaattattggaCCCCCCCTTCTATCACGCTGTCTAGTCCTGTATACTTGTAACCCTCCCATATTatctattgtatacatttattacagattgtataatattcttgttttctaataataaataaataaataaaaactaagaaCACAATATTGGTTGTGCTGAACacgagacaacacatgcggcgGGTACATTTTCTTCTTaactttatatactttattatttactttgtgCACAGATATGTGATTTCCTAGTAAGATGTACAATACAATACTGACGAATAATTGAAATCTTGTTTGAAATACTTTGAACGAAATAGAAATGAATCCAATAAATGTCGATCCTTTAATCTGTTCAACTTCCATTCTATAGTTTATAATGACaccaatataatactaaatacttattatttattatatataaatattttacttattatacaattgtaaaaAACATACTTTCTCACATATTCTATAAGTTTACTAAAAGGTTTTTCCCAAGTGTACATTTTGATCACCTGTATTCCCAAAATGATTTCATTCATAAGACGTATTCTCTCATCGGTCTTCTTTGTCGTTTTTAAATGGATTTCAGACATTTTTTTCCCCATCCAacctgataataaattaaacaagttATACACGATTTAAGCATGCTAAATGAAatgatttcaaataaattatttcatatcaccgatttcaaataatttatggtCAACCAACCTTGTAACgggataaagaaaaaaaaggttgaTATTCCAATTAACGAGGACACGCCAATTTCCTGCCACAATAAATATGTAACCACTATTGTTTGCAAAGGTCCAAtccataaattatgtaatttttgtaatgaaATGTCGATATGATTTACATCATTCGATATCAAATTTATCATTTGGCCAACTGTTGTTTCACCAAGAGCTTTATTGCTCAGAAATAATGTCTAAGTAAAAAcggttatataattatataaaactattttttaatcgtaaaataaagataaacaaaaagcgggtaagtggatgtcgctctgctgtacagttggttacTAGTGgaccactgtaatggatggtattaaattcaaattcaatgatatattacattatttacggaaaacgattctgagcagaaaCTGTTTGttagcctaggatattttatattatatttatattgtatacacctaagtatataactattacGTTTAGGGATTagaaatacgtttttttttattaatatggttTTGAACGTAATACAAATGAACATGAATGCAACTTGGAGAATTGAAAAGACGAAATAAAATTCGTTGCCTGACGCTCATGTACGATcttttatgtaataatgtaatatggaaataaataataatacgagtgTCGACGATAAATCCGGTCTATCTTGTTGAACAACGTTTGACAAATTTATTGGTATGTTGTTTTATCGTCGCGTCGGCTGCGAATAAAgttgagaattattatttatattcgtatGTGTAATgtttacctatatgtattatgtacatttattattaatatatttgcataGGCCTAACaagatgattttattgtttggtGATGGGGCTTAAACCCCAACAACAACAATTTCATACTAAAATAGCTATTAAGGTCAGCTGATCCTCACCCACACCATCCaacattgtataaaataaataatcaataattaataggtataattaattaaagtaataactaaaaattctACTGTATTAATTAGAATGCtcaactttattttaatataaatatgttttcagactgggtacagatatttttattctcTAACCGATGTTGGTCTCTAACTCTTGGTTTattcaccatagaaacgaataaattgtaaaaattacataatttccactaggtatattatacacaattaatgGTTAGTTATTAGATAATACATATTTGTGAttcataatataacacaaaGCACAATGTACGCAGTCATCCTGAACTCCTAAATAAAagtctatgtatttttttaaatgagacaCTAGACTAACAAGTTACTGGTTATCTACTGGCTATTATATTGATCTGTAATGTcgaattaaagtatttaaaactattttttacctccatctgaatttttttaaacttttaaacttataaGTTCTCCACCAGCCACCacgtatattactattatgtttatgtatatgaGTGTGAAAGTTTTGCttcaatttattcaatatttgaaataaaaaaaatcgggaAAAAGTCTCAGAGTTATAGTAGGTACGTTTTGATTgtaccttataagttataactaagtaAGGcactgtattaaatttaatgataaatggTCGTATACACATATGAACTTGATTCTGAGTGAAGCCTTGGATCCACCCGATTAGCAACTATTTTAGACTTTCTAAGgatagtttatgttttataatatttaggtacctattttataaatattgaatatagtatTCTCTTAAGTCGGCAGCATAAAGTATGaagtataatatgcaatacatcacttgtaagttataatttataaccagcGTTTTCAAATTGCATGCGAAAATAATTATCTGTATGTCGAATAACGCgtgtttttttgttcaaaaatatcaaaataattttaaatattatacagcaaAAATGTATCCACTAAACACTATCCATGGTTCGATGGCTAGCAACCACTGTGTAATagcagaataatattatctgtaagAATATTTTGTAGGTTTACCTTTCTATAAATTAGAGACGAGCACGCAACTCGCACCTTCATCGATTCATTGAAGACTTCCTGATACGTTAAATATTCTATGATTGTTGTTATAAATAAGCTGATTACTAAACCAGATGTGCATATGTATGCATATCTTATATCAGAGTTTTTGGAATTATCAGGATTAAAATATTCCAATAGTTCACCAATTAATATAGGTTCAGATATTCTGTAATAATAGTGTAAATtaagttagttaattttttaaaaatgttctcagTTATGGAGTTTATTAAatgaagataaataaaaaaaaactaattttagcGCTTTTGTCACCAACACCAAATGATTATAGATTATTTCaagatgttataaaaataagcaGACAAAAATTTGGACTCAAacatacaaacttttttttttttaaagtttataaagaAACTAGCTGAATTACTCGGCGTAGCcaggaaaaaaaattccgattgATCCTTTTGGGTTATACGTTGtggaagcaatgtctttttaagtataaattatattatattattttaatatatagtcaTCTCGACCTGCGTTTTCCGTGAGATTAGCTTGTGATTATGCAAGCAGTATATTGACAGGTAAGCAATCTACCtgcgataacatttttttttatatgtttaatcCTAATTTTTGTCTTTTGATTTCTTTATAACATCTTTTGTTCTATTGTCGTAGTCCCTCTATATAAATAACTAGTACCCACTACCCAAGGTGTATTCATCACTTATCATTTATTCATTTATGATAAATACACCATGCTAATATCATGTGTCGTATACGACGATTACAGAAATACACAAATAAacgaactttatattataataaacacttaTTAAACATTGACGTCCAGTGGCGATCGAGTCACACGATCACCACTCACTAaccacaaaataaatttaaaaaaaaaatcttacttgAATATAGTGTTAAGTATGCAAAGTATAAATCCGAGAAACATATATTTGGCACCAAACATTCGGATCAAAACTCTTAAAAATTTCGGCTTTCGATTCGCTAAATATGCATTGGCCAACTCCGATCTCCATGTCCTAAATATGTGCCGAAAGAAATGCCAATTTACTTCAAAGTATTAATAagaaatactatagtattatacattatagttgATTTACTTTTCTAATTGGTCGCCTAATGATGATGATGTGTGATCGTCTAATGTCGTATACAAATCTGTTTCAATTAAATCCCTGTGCCGTCCTATTTTAAATAGGTTTGACATCCaactaaataaatcatataataactaaaaatcagtatgatcataaattaattttttttttataattatgtgtttacttagtaatatacaaataattcaaattatacaaaaacatgtttttaaaatccaCAATTATTGATTTAGAAAATAAAGATAGCTAGTTAATTGcatcacattatatatattatatatgaataaagaccttattgc
This region includes:
- the LOC132946191 gene encoding ATP-binding cassette sub-family C member 4-like; this encodes MYREIPKADRKVERPCNPRCNANIFEIITYRWMSNLFKIGRHRDLIETDLYTTLDDHTSSSLGDQLEKTWRSELANAYLANRKPKFLRVLIRMFGAKYMFLGFILCILNTIFKISEPILIGELLEYFNPDNSKNSDIRYAYICTSGLVISLFITTIIEYLTYQEVFNESMKVRVACSSLIYRKTLFLSNKALGETTVGQMINLISNDVNHIDISLQKLHNLWIGPLQTIVVTYLLWQEIGVSSLIGISTFFFFIPLQGWMGKKMSEIHLKTTKKTDERIRLMNEIILGIQVIKMYTWEKPFSKLIEYVRKMEVEQIKGSTFIGFISISFKVFQTRFQLFVSIVLYILLGNHISVHKVYVLTSIYSVLHVSMVVLFSSTLLKIGEFIVSIKRIENFLLLEEKNQISKCCLKSDTSVEYDVIKSQNADEKIKNDYKDFEKETELNDDNGIVIINATAKWTDDQNSNTLEKINLTVRPGRLLAVIGSVGAGKSSLIQAILRELPISEGRISVHGVVSYAPQEPWIFSGSVQQNILFGSPMDKERFKQVVDVCALKSDFEQFPLGDETIVGERGITLSGGQRARINLARAVYKQADIYLLDDPLSAVDVKVGKHLFEKCILDYLKAKTCVLITHQVQYLSDIDQIVLMDNGNIVSEGSYQDLKASSFDVAKLLESSEDTNIENENETTNIKINSAKSRLVSSLHHGSNKSIISSKYENQITDDKYSNPNAISPPQSYEYNSKNIFISYILAGGSTINIWFCIFMCILTQVLITSGDFWLSFWVNQEVYEFHKLLNTSHDTNTSVSRDSYNSASASLLLSNFQQHFVIIYVLLIVSLIISGIIRSAIFVKITTKASINLHNQMYDSIIRTSMFFFNTNSSGQILNRFSKDMGEMDKTLPNIFLDSIQTILFILGTVFIVASTNIHLIIPTIIVGIIIYKLRYLCFNTSQCVKKLEGTTRSPVLAHMNASLQGLTTIRAFKVEDILSREFDKHQDLHTCASHLCICLNQGFGFWLDIICIIYISIVISSFLLIDNNMYGGSVGLALTQVMALLGRIQWGIKQSTSLEIHMVPVERIFEYTHLPLEDTLQSTTKKTRPKGWPYAGKIVFKDFNLRYSSDSPYVLKNLNIQIQTMEKVGIVGRTGAGKSSFIGALFRLTLNEGKIIIDGIDIHELELNDLRSKLSIIPQEPVLFSGTMRTNIDPFDEYPDHALWNALDEVELKEFVEDLPDGLNSKISASGSNFSVGQRQLVCLARAIVQKNKILILDEATANVDPMTDKLIQNTIRNKFRFCTVLTIAHRLNTIMDSDKVLVMDSGKIIEFDHPYTLLKNTDGFFYKMVEQAGKDTACFLHAVASENFTKVRSPVDEKI